Within Desulfobacter sp., the genomic segment TGGTGCATGTCATAGGTCCGGGTTCTCTTTTCAGGCAGCACAGAAATGATATCCGCCATTCTCTCTCCCGAATTTTCGGGCACCGGATGCCTGGGTGGGCGGTGCAGGCTGTTGTCCGGCATATAACTTAAGAATTCCCTGATCAAATCAAAGCAGTGGGGTTCATCCCGGGCCACCCTGTCCGCAATTCCCGTCACGCTGTCATGTATCTGCCAGCCGCCCATCTCCTCTCCGGAATAGGTCTGGCCAATGGCCTTCCCAAGGGCCCTTGGGCCTGAAATGGATAGCACACTACCCTTGACCTGGATCACACAGTCGGCCAGCATGGCTTCAAAATCCGGCACCCCGTAGCATTCTCCCATGGCGGCCATGACAAAGGGCATTTCCCTGAAATGGGTGTACTCGGCAAACAGGGTATGGGTACCGCCCCCGCCCAGGGTACAAATATTTTTTGCCCCCTGGCAGTCGGGCATCCTTGCGCCGCCAGCCTCCCCAAGCCAGATCAGCGGGATTTTATTTTTCTTGATCTGGCTCTTGAACTGAAGCATCTTTTTCAAATTGATCCGGGCATTGGTGGAGGCCAGAACGGTAAAATCATTTGCAACCACTCCGACTTTCCGCCCGTCTATGGTTCCGTATCCGCAGATCAGGCCGTCGGCCGGGCTCCGTTCCGCCATGCCGGGATAATCCGAAGTGGCCAGAAGGCCGAACTCCAGAAAGGAGTCCTCGTCCAGCAGGGAGGCAAGACGTTCCCTTGCCGTCAACCTGCCTTTGGCATGCTGTTTTTCCACCTTGGCCGCGCCACCCATCTTCAGGGCATTGGCCTTTTTGGTTTCCAGTTCATTCAACATTTCTTGTAAGACCATATTCTCTTCTCTCATTTTCTGCTCAAATTTAATTTACCGCCCCACGGGCTTCACTTCTCCTGGCCTCCATATCCCTCAATTCCTTGCGCAGCACCTTCTGGATGGGAGATTTGGGCAGGGCATCAATAAATTCGACGATTCTGGGGTATTTATAGGCCGCCATATTGGCCCTTCCGTATTCAATGATCTCTTGTTCGGTCACCTTTGATATATGGTCATCCTCCAGTACCACAAAGGCCTTTACCGTTTCCCCCCTGTACTCGTCCGGGACCCCGATGACCGCCACCTCTTGGATGGCCTCATGCTTCATCAAAACGGCCTCCACCTCTGCCGGCGCAATATTGTAGGCCGATGCAATGATTAGATCCTTTTCCCGGTCCAGAAAAAAAACAAACCCCTGTTCATCCATGGTTCCGATATCTCCTGTACGCAGCCAGCCGTCCACAAAGGTCTTAGCGGTTTTTTCGGGCAGGTTCCAATACCCCTTTGCCACCTGCGGCCCCTTGAAAAGAATCTCTCCCCGCTCCCCTATGGGCACTGTCTCTCCCTGGTCATCAACGATTTTCACCTCACCGCCCATGGGCACCCCAATGGCATCATGGTTGAACTTATTGGGCAGGGAGACAATGGCTCCTGCCGTGGTCTCCGTCAGTCCATACCCGTTGAGCAAATCCAGTCCCGTTTTCTTCTGCCACTTGGCCTGGATGGCCTGGGGAACCGGGGCGCCGGATGCCCCGCAGATTTTCAAGTTGGAAAGATCATACCGGTCAAAGTCAGGCAGGTTGAAAAAGGCTATATACACCGTGGGCGGTGCAAAAAAGACGGACACCTTGTACTTGTCAAGGATCTTGATATACCGGGCCGCATCAAACCGCGGTTCCAAAATGGTGGTGCCCCCGCCGTAGAACATGCAGATGGTCGCCAGAAGATACCCTGAAATATGGAACATCGGGAAAAGCACCAGATTGACATCCGTTTCCTCCATGTTGAAATTTTCAGCCTGATTGCCGGCATTGTAGACAAAATTTCTGTGGGTCAGCATCACCCCCTTGCTTTTTCCCGTGGTGCCGGCGGTATAAAGTATCAGCATGGTATCGTCAAAATCCGCATCAGGCAATTTGGACGGCAGCCTGGCCTCTGTCTTTAAAAGATCAGTAAAAATTAAGGTGGAGGCGTCCGGGTTCACTTTTACACGACTGCCGTCAAGCCTGGTTTTCAACCTGTAAAGCTGGGCCTTTGGAAAAGCAAGGAAATCGTCAATACCGCTGACGATCACCCTCTCAATGGCGGTATTT encodes:
- a CDS encoding carboxyl transferase, producing the protein MVLQEMLNELETKKANALKMGGAAKVEKQHAKGRLTARERLASLLDEDSFLEFGLLATSDYPGMAERSPADGLICGYGTIDGRKVGVVANDFTVLASTNARINLKKMLQFKSQIKKNKIPLIWLGEAGGARMPDCQGAKNICTLGGGGTHTLFAEYTHFREMPFVMAAMGECYGVPDFEAMLADCVIQVKGSVLSISGPRALGKAIGQTYSGEEMGGWQIHDSVTGIADRVARDEPHCFDLIREFLSYMPDNSLHRPPRHPVPENSGERMADIISVLPEKRTRTYDMHHIIECIVDGGKIFEIKPNFGKMLITCLARVDGEVVGIIANNPFYNVGAMDTDGLEKHTSFLCLCDSFNIPIIFLHDTPGHMVGKEAEEKRVGAKVVNNLQALCQVTVPKIVIVIRKSYGQAAVNMCGPGVGPDYFVSWPTGELGFMEPTIAVDVVFGGLPEEERKKLLDQMVSDLSPYPAAQDYFIQDIIDPRQTRNYLTEILSIIRASEGGGVGEHRLANWPTKF
- a CDS encoding long-chain fatty acid--CoA ligase yields the protein MEELKLSEISYDPSWGVRPTPEPRPMTTYEMFYENVRRHPSKPALIFLDNKISYRKLNEMVEAFAAALLKLGVKKGDRVGAVLPNCPQHVIAFLSANRIGAVHVPANVMYEGEELRHVFVDSGVKIVITLDLFLENVLAVKENTAIERVIVSGIDDFLAFPKAQLYRLKTRLDGSRVKVNPDASTLIFTDLLKTEARLPSKLPDADFDDTMLILYTAGTTGKSKGVMLTHRNFVYNAGNQAENFNMEETDVNLVLFPMFHISGYLLATICMFYGGGTTILEPRFDAARYIKILDKYKVSVFFAPPTVYIAFFNLPDFDRYDLSNLKICGASGAPVPQAIQAKWQKKTGLDLLNGYGLTETTAGAIVSLPNKFNHDAIGVPMGGEVKIVDDQGETVPIGERGEILFKGPQVAKGYWNLPEKTAKTFVDGWLRTGDIGTMDEQGFVFFLDREKDLIIASAYNIAPAEVEAVLMKHEAIQEVAVIGVPDEYRGETVKAFVVLEDDHISKVTEQEIIEYGRANMAAYKYPRIVEFIDALPKSPIQKVLRKELRDMEARRSEARGAVN